Proteins from a single region of Ziziphus jujuba cultivar Dongzao chromosome 1, ASM3175591v1:
- the LOC132803370 gene encoding 1-acyl-sn-glycerol-3-phosphate acyltransferase-like isoform X2, with protein sequence MDNSGSGSFMRNRRLESFLNTSSSPTYREKPKVSVKEEAAQKPKADVYQDDDDDDGWVLALISCIRIVTCFLTMMVTTFIWALIMLVLLPWPYERIRQGNIYGHVTGRLLMWILGNPRKIEGSEFSNKRAIYICNHASPLDIFLIMWLTPTGTVGIAKKEIMWYPLFGQLYILANHLRIDRSNPTAAIQSLKEGFVHLALQSGLPIVPMVFTGTHLAWRKGSSHVRPAPLTVRYLDPIITDDWTADKIDEYVKMVHNLYVKHLPESQRPPES encoded by the exons ATGGATAACAGTGGTAGTGGATCATTCATGAGGAATAGGAGGTTGGAAAGCTTCCTCAACACAAGCTCTTCTCCAACTTATAGAGAAAAACCAAAAGTTTCGGTGAAAGAAGAAGCAGCTCAGAAACCAAAAGCCGATGTTTATCAGGACGACGACGACGATGATGGATGGGTTTTAGCTTTGATATCTTGTATCAGAATTGTCACTTGTTTCTTGACAATGATGGTTACAACTTTCATATGGGCATTGATTATGCTTGTTCTCCTACCATGGCCTTATGAGAGGATTAGGCAGGGAAATATTTATGGGCATGTCACTGGTAGATTGTTG ATGTGGATCCTTGGGAATCCTAGAAAGATTGAAGGTTCTGAATTCTCTAATAAGAGGGCAATTTATATCTGCAACCATGCTTCTCCTCTAGATATTTTTCTTATAATGTGGTTGACTCCAACAGGCACTGTTGGCATTGCAAAAAAAGAG ATCATGTGGTATCCCCTTTTTGGGCAACTTTACATTTTGGCCAACCATCTTCGTATAGATCGCTCCAACCCGACTGCAGCCATTCAATCCTTGAAAGAG GGTTTTGTTCATTTGGCACTGCAATCAGGCCTGCCAATAGTTCCAATGGTCTTTACAGGCACCCACCTAGCATGGAGGAAGGGCAGCTCACATGTTCGACCTGCACCTTTAACTGTCAGATATCTCGATCCCATAATCACTGATGATTGGACAGCTGACAAGATCGACGAGTATGTTAAAATGGtacataatttatatgtaaaacACCTGCCTGAGTCACAGAGGCCTCCTGAATCTTGA
- the LOC132803370 gene encoding 1-acyl-sn-glycerol-3-phosphate acyltransferase-like isoform X1: MDNSGSGSFMRNRRLESFLNTSSSPTYREKPKVSVKEEAAQKPKADVYQDDDDDDGWVLALISCIRIVTCFLTMMVTTFIWALIMLVLLPWPYERIRQGNIYGHVTGRLLMWILGNPRKIEGSEFSNKRAIYICNHASPLDIFLIMWLTPTGTVGIAKKEIMWYPLFGQLYILANHLRIDRSNPTAAIQSLKEAADAVVRNNLSLIIFPEGTRSRNGRLLPFKKGFVHLALQSGLPIVPMVFTGTHLAWRKGSSHVRPAPLTVRYLDPIITDDWTADKIDEYVKMVHNLYVKHLPESQRPPES, translated from the exons ATGGATAACAGTGGTAGTGGATCATTCATGAGGAATAGGAGGTTGGAAAGCTTCCTCAACACAAGCTCTTCTCCAACTTATAGAGAAAAACCAAAAGTTTCGGTGAAAGAAGAAGCAGCTCAGAAACCAAAAGCCGATGTTTATCAGGACGACGACGACGATGATGGATGGGTTTTAGCTTTGATATCTTGTATCAGAATTGTCACTTGTTTCTTGACAATGATGGTTACAACTTTCATATGGGCATTGATTATGCTTGTTCTCCTACCATGGCCTTATGAGAGGATTAGGCAGGGAAATATTTATGGGCATGTCACTGGTAGATTGTTG ATGTGGATCCTTGGGAATCCTAGAAAGATTGAAGGTTCTGAATTCTCTAATAAGAGGGCAATTTATATCTGCAACCATGCTTCTCCTCTAGATATTTTTCTTATAATGTGGTTGACTCCAACAGGCACTGTTGGCATTGCAAAAAAAGAG ATCATGTGGTATCCCCTTTTTGGGCAACTTTACATTTTGGCCAACCATCTTCGTATAGATCGCTCCAACCCGACTGCAGCCATTCAATCCTTGAAAGAG GCAGCTGATGCAGTTGTGAGAAACAACCTTTCTTTGATAATATTTCCGGAGGGCACCAGGTCAAGAAATGGACGATTACTTCCCTTCAAAAAG GGTTTTGTTCATTTGGCACTGCAATCAGGCCTGCCAATAGTTCCAATGGTCTTTACAGGCACCCACCTAGCATGGAGGAAGGGCAGCTCACATGTTCGACCTGCACCTTTAACTGTCAGATATCTCGATCCCATAATCACTGATGATTGGACAGCTGACAAGATCGACGAGTATGTTAAAATGGtacataatttatatgtaaaacACCTGCCTGAGTCACAGAGGCCTCCTGAATCTTGA
- the LOC107431807 gene encoding uncharacterized protein LOC107431807, producing the protein MVLDIFLFFIFVFGTMENKKIRIHGDGDGDGDVDRISKLPEETLHIILSKLSMEDAIRFSTVSKIFFSAARSSPVLDFDYTIFSKKSSASPRDKLTSYESFLDFVFNSVERRRRLSLTNNNNNNTDVSLQRLRFLGPESRYVINDRRVEHLVNFALEKKVVELDLHIFLPTLIFSSQHLKILKLSGLTLKGYLQDYLVLSSPLIEQFDLTRCTILKLIDLSECANLKHLVFDSVYGLEKVNLHPLLCLESFSCIDSPYIGKIIKLFLLESLKLLEIRDTEISIDHQEWLHHHVSQFNLLQTLKLIRCLELKHVHVSSNSLKILELDCFSGLDNVSVVARNLESFIFCVDDQSKKNFCDIDICSCINLKHIKLKGVDNGLTDKFFSGFGFLEGLELENCRFSLNKIDFYGGSLRKLKLLECHNLCRIDIAAPNLVSFEFSGFELPLLLPLESLSSRIHEPKIKVTTPHLDVTDRFLERFRDFLASFGHCQRLSLCCSYSEALIFPKEMRENMIPPLYWVKHLKVQVRSFQHSLVQLIEHLLWLVPCVESMSITISYHRVTKPFKLEFQCKPAVEEDVDEFGCKPLLPGKLWEDYLVEAEKNNFEDLIEERSRVHNFLCENGKPITIFICPFRDSSERF; encoded by the exons ATGGtgttagatatttttttattttttatttttgtttttggcacaatggaaaacaaaaaaatcagaaTCCATGGTGATGGGGATGGAGATGGTGATGTTGATCGAATATCAAAATTGCCAGAAGAAACCCTCCATATCATCCTCTCAAAGCTGTCCATGGAAGACGCAATCCGCTTCAGCACGGTGTCCAAGATTTTCTTCTCTGCGGCTCGATCCTCACCGGTGCTCGATTTCGATTATACCATATTCTCCAAGAAATCATCAGCATCGCCACGGGACAAATTGACTTCGTATGAATCTTTTTTGGATTTCGTCTTTAATTCCGTTGAACGTCGACGGCGACTTTCGTtgactaataataataacaataatactgATGTTAGTTTACAGAGATTGAGATTTTTAGGGCCTGAAAGTAGATATGTAATAAATGATCGGAGGGTTGAACATTTGGTAAATTTTGCATTAGAGAAGAAAGTCGTTGAACTTGATCTGCATATTTTTTTGCCTACTCTCATATTTTCTTCTCAACACTTGAAAATCTTGAAGCTATCAGGTTTAACTCTCAAGGGGTATTTGCAGGATTATTTAGTTTTAAGTTCTCCATTGATTGAGCAATTCGATCTTACTCGCTGCACAATTTTGAAACTCATCGATTTGTCTGAGTGTGCTAATCTCAAACACCTAGTTTTTGACTCTGTCTATGGACTAGAAAAGGTTAACCTTCATCCCCTGCTCTGTCTTGAATCTTTTTCATGTATCGATTCGCCTTATATTGGCAAGATAATCAAGCTCTTTCTTTTAGAATCGCTAAAGCTTTTGGAGATCAGGGACACTGAGATTTCTATTGATCATCAGGAGTGGCTACATCACCATGTTTCTCAGTTCAACTTGCTTCAAACTCTGAAACTCATTAGATGCTTAGAACTGAAGCATGTTCATGTGAGTAGCAatagtttgaaaattttggagttGGACTGTTTCTCTGGACTTGACAATGTCAGCGTTGTGGCCAGAAATCTTGAATCTTTTATATTCTGTGTTGATGATCAATCGAAAAAGAATTTTTGTGACATTGATATCTGCAGTTGTATAAATCTCAAACACATAAAACTGAAAGGTGTTGATAATGGATTAACAGACAAGTTTTTCTCTGGATTTGGGTTTCTTGAGGGGTTGGAATTGGAAAACTGCCGTTTTTCGCTTAACAAGATTGATTTCTATGGTGGGAGTCTAAGAAAATTGAAGCTGTTGGAATGCCACAACTTGTGTAGAATTGATATTGCAGCTCCAAATCTAGTTTCATTTGAGTTCAGTGGGTTTGAACTGCCCTTACTCTTACCTCTAGAATCTCTCTCTTCTAGGATTCATGAACCCAAGATCAAGGTGACTACGCCGCATTTAGATGTCACAGACCGGTTTCTTGAACGTTTCAGGGATTTTCTTGCATCTTTCGGACATTGTCAAAGATTGTCTCTATGTTGTTCCTACAGTGAG GCGTTGATTTTTCCTAAAGAAATGAGAGAAAATATGATTCCACCATTGTATTGGGTCAAACATCTCAAGGTTCAAGTTCGTTCATTTCAGCATAGTCTGGTGCAATTGATAGAACACTTGCTTTGGCTTGTTCCTTGTGTGGAATCTATGTCTATCACTATCAGCTATCACAGAGTGACAAAGCCATTCAAGTTAGAG TTCCAGTGCAAGCCTGCAGTTGAGGAAGACGTGGATGAATTTGGCTGTAAACCACTACTACCTGGAAAATTGTGGGAAGATTACTTGGTAGAAGCTGAAAAGAACAACTTTGAAGATTTGATAGAGGAAAGGAGTCGTGTGCATAATTTTTTGTGTGAAAATGGCAAGCCAATAACCATTTTTATTTGTCCCTTTAGAGACAGCTCAGAAAGATTTTGA